A genomic segment from Amycolatopsis camponoti encodes:
- a CDS encoding PucR family transcriptional regulator, with translation MTGPSGETTFGPMLGGDGRPGQLWALLPRELAAVFRPRMLDVADEVLREIQRTIPDYARPLDGAFGKALRAGVQGAILQFIDRIAASGPLPDSRRKLFVGLGVHELAQGRNLDVLQAAYRVGARVTWRRMAEVGTRAGVPSPTLCLLAEAIFAYIDELSALSIEGHAAAQARAAGALERRRRRLLDLLLADPPAPSRTVQEAATAADWPLPHRLVAVALDGPVDIAGPDVLEDFEDGMPRLLLPAPPDRAELTAALAGHRAAVGPPVPPRQAARSLATAQEALRLAAAEVLPDEPLTWCDDHLATLWLRKEPFLATEVSRRRLAPLTALNPKQYNRLAGTLLAWLETCGNVREVADRLAIHPQTVRARAQELETLFADHLRDPDDRFEMILALRATLT, from the coding sequence GTGACGGGACCGTCGGGCGAAACGACCTTCGGGCCGATGCTGGGCGGCGACGGCCGGCCGGGACAGCTGTGGGCCCTGCTCCCCCGGGAGCTGGCCGCGGTGTTCCGACCGCGGATGCTCGACGTCGCCGACGAGGTGCTGCGCGAGATCCAGCGGACCATCCCGGACTACGCGCGGCCGCTCGACGGCGCCTTCGGCAAGGCGCTGCGGGCGGGCGTGCAGGGGGCGATCCTGCAGTTCATCGACCGGATCGCCGCGTCCGGACCGCTGCCGGACTCGCGCCGGAAGCTGTTCGTCGGGCTCGGCGTGCACGAGCTGGCGCAGGGCCGCAACCTCGACGTCCTGCAAGCCGCCTACCGCGTCGGCGCGCGCGTCACCTGGCGGCGGATGGCCGAGGTGGGGACGCGGGCGGGCGTGCCGTCGCCGACGCTGTGCCTGCTGGCCGAGGCGATCTTCGCCTACATCGACGAGCTGTCGGCGTTGTCGATCGAAGGGCACGCGGCGGCGCAGGCCCGGGCGGCGGGCGCGCTCGAACGGCGTCGCCGCCGGCTGCTGGACCTGCTGCTGGCGGACCCGCCGGCACCGTCGCGGACGGTCCAGGAAGCCGCGACGGCGGCAGACTGGCCGTTGCCGCACCGGCTGGTCGCCGTGGCGCTGGACGGGCCGGTGGACATCGCCGGGCCGGACGTGCTGGAGGACTTCGAAGACGGGATGCCGCGGCTGCTGCTGCCGGCACCGCCGGACCGTGCGGAGCTGACGGCGGCGCTGGCCGGCCACCGGGCCGCGGTCGGCCCGCCGGTGCCCCCTCGCCAGGCCGCGCGGTCACTGGCGACGGCTCAGGAAGCGTTGCGGCTGGCGGCGGCCGAAGTCCTCCCGGACGAGCCGCTGACCTGGTGCGACGATCACCTGGCGACGTTGTGGTTGCGCAAGGAGCCGTTCCTCGCGACGGAGGTGTCCCGCCGCCGGCTGGCCCCGCTGACGGCGTTGAACCCGAAGCAGTACAACCGGCTGGCGGGGACGCTGCTGGCGTGGCTGGAAACGTGCGGCAACGTCCGCGAGGTGGCGGACCGCCTGGCGATCCACCCGCAGACGGTCCGCGCGCGGGCCCAGGAGCTGGAGACGTTGTTCGCGGATCACCTGCGCGACCCGGACGACCGCTTCGAGATGATCCTCGCCCTCCGCGCCACCTTGACCTAG
- a CDS encoding helix-turn-helix domain-containing protein has product MTDVDTGFATAALRAGRPHPGERSSGPAYRQQSVSADRPRTTYPPTQRTSGEPRPGRASGAIGLWASLPRELAIRFKPRVDPLARAILQEVQRAVPEYRQPLEGAFGHIITQGVRQAIIQCLDSVGTPGAVALETWTTVFRNLGKIEFNEGRSLDCLQTAYRVGGRVAWRHISEFGQASGVAADTLCTSAEAIFAYVDEISALSIEGYTAAQTRAAGTRARRRRRLLELLLADPPSAPQTISAQAATAQWAPPAEVTVVALEPRADQHSLAAPDLHSDVLVDLEGSEPCLVTGDPEKHLKNLAERLGGWRAVIGPTVRLTDAPRSLLWARRTLKLVQRGVLPDAPVTRCTDHLSTLWLLADEFLVRELCTRSLEPFRDLTPKQRARLGETLLIWLQSRGSAPEIAKKLKVHPQTVRYRMHQLIDLFGDRLNNADDRLDMEIALRAEALLDS; this is encoded by the coding sequence ATGACCGACGTGGACACCGGGTTTGCCACCGCCGCACTGCGGGCGGGCCGGCCTCACCCTGGCGAACGCTCTTCCGGACCGGCGTACCGGCAGCAGTCCGTGTCGGCCGACCGGCCCAGGACCACCTACCCACCGACCCAGCGGACCTCGGGGGAACCCCGGCCCGGGCGCGCTTCCGGCGCCATCGGCCTCTGGGCGTCGCTGCCCCGCGAGCTGGCGATCCGCTTCAAGCCGCGGGTCGACCCGCTGGCCCGCGCCATCCTGCAGGAGGTCCAGCGGGCGGTGCCCGAATACCGCCAGCCCCTCGAAGGCGCGTTCGGGCACATCATCACGCAGGGTGTCCGGCAGGCGATCATCCAGTGCCTCGACAGTGTCGGCACCCCCGGTGCCGTGGCGCTCGAGACGTGGACGACCGTGTTTCGCAACCTGGGCAAGATCGAGTTCAACGAGGGCCGCAGCCTCGACTGCCTGCAGACGGCCTACCGCGTCGGCGGGCGCGTCGCGTGGCGGCACATCTCGGAGTTCGGGCAGGCCAGCGGCGTCGCCGCGGACACGCTGTGCACCAGCGCCGAGGCCATCTTCGCCTACGTCGACGAGATTTCCGCGCTCTCGATCGAGGGCTACACGGCGGCGCAGACCCGGGCCGCCGGCACCCGCGCGCGCCGCCGGAGACGGCTGCTCGAACTGCTGCTCGCCGACCCGCCGTCGGCCCCGCAGACGATCAGCGCGCAGGCCGCGACCGCCCAGTGGGCGCCGCCGGCCGAGGTCACGGTCGTCGCCCTCGAACCGCGTGCCGACCAGCACAGCCTCGCCGCGCCGGACCTGCACTCCGACGTCCTCGTCGACCTCGAGGGCAGCGAGCCGTGCCTGGTCACCGGCGACCCGGAGAAGCACCTGAAGAACCTCGCCGAGCGGCTGGGCGGCTGGCGCGCGGTGATCGGCCCGACCGTGCGGCTCACCGACGCACCGAGGTCACTGTTGTGGGCGCGCCGGACGTTGAAGCTCGTCCAGCGCGGCGTGCTGCCGGACGCGCCGGTCACGCGCTGCACCGACCACCTGTCCACGCTGTGGCTGCTCGCCGACGAGTTCCTGGTCCGCGAGCTGTGCACCCGCAGCCTGGAGCCGTTCCGGGACCTCACCCCGAAGCAGCGGGCGCGCCTCGGCGAGACGCTGCTGATCTGGCTGCAGTCCCGCGGCAGCGCGCCCGAGATCGCCAAGAAGCTCAAGGTGCACCCGCAGACCGTGCGGTACCGCATGCACCAGCTCATCGACCTGTTCGGCGACCGGCTCAACAACGCCGACGACCGGCTCGACATGGAGATCGCGCTGCGGGCGGAGGCCCTGCTCGATTCCTAG
- a CDS encoding alpha/beta fold hydrolase, which produces MTLETYTLTLHGRRIRLHEHLPPPGAGDEAIVLLHGIAGSAETWAPVLARCAALGRRVLAPDLPGHGESEAPRADYGLGAMASTVRDVLAVSGVRHATVVGHSLGGGVAMQFAYQFPEMCDRLVLVGSAGLGPEVSPVLRATALPGAPAVLALTVNRVTLAIARASARLGRRLGGSLKTETRELARHFGSLADPARRRAFLFIARSLIDLRGQRASAVEKLYLAEAVPTLLVWGARDPLIPLSHGRRTAEVLPNGRLTVRENAKHFPHVSDPDGFCLLLNEFVRGTEPARLTLDDVVERLIARNPVREPR; this is translated from the coding sequence ATGACCCTCGAGACGTACACGCTCACCCTCCACGGCCGCCGGATCCGGCTGCACGAGCACCTGCCGCCGCCGGGTGCGGGCGACGAAGCGATCGTGCTGCTGCACGGGATCGCGGGCAGCGCCGAAACCTGGGCGCCGGTGTTGGCGCGGTGCGCCGCGCTGGGCCGCCGCGTGCTGGCGCCCGATCTGCCCGGCCACGGCGAATCGGAGGCGCCGCGCGCGGACTACGGCCTCGGCGCGATGGCGAGCACCGTGCGGGACGTGCTGGCGGTTTCGGGCGTGCGGCACGCGACCGTCGTCGGCCACTCTCTCGGTGGTGGCGTCGCGATGCAGTTCGCCTACCAGTTCCCGGAAATGTGCGACCGGCTGGTGCTGGTCGGCAGCGCCGGGCTGGGCCCGGAGGTCAGCCCGGTGCTGCGGGCCACGGCGCTGCCGGGCGCACCCGCCGTGCTGGCACTGACGGTGAACCGCGTGACGCTCGCGATCGCGCGGGCGTCGGCCCGCCTGGGACGCCGGCTCGGCGGGTCGTTGAAAACTGAAACACGGGAGCTGGCCAGGCATTTCGGCTCACTGGCCGACCCGGCGCGGCGGCGCGCGTTCCTCTTCATCGCCCGCAGCCTCATCGACCTGCGCGGGCAGCGCGCGAGCGCCGTCGAGAAGCTCTACCTGGCCGAAGCCGTGCCGACGCTGCTGGTCTGGGGTGCGCGGGACCCGCTCATCCCGCTGAGCCACGGCCGCCGGACCGCCGAGGTGCTGCCGAACGGCCGATTGACCGTGCGGGAAAACGCGAAACACTTTCCACATGTGTCCGATCCGGACGGGTTCTGCCTGCTGCTGAACGAGTTCGTCCGAGGGACCGAACCCGCACGGCTGACCCTGGACGACGTCGTCGAGCGCCTGATCGCCCGGAATCCGGTGCGCGAGCCCCGCTGA
- a CDS encoding PucR family transcriptional regulator — MVEYRSFRLLASLPRALGAGLRPHVGHAAASMIQEVQRTVPAYGQPLKGVFGKVLVKSVEYAVRHCIDSMGEPGLSHEHWVDFYRGRGRIEFTEGRNLDALQDSATIGARVAWRAMHPGVVAAGVDPAVISVAAEAIFAYVDELCATAIEGYQQAQAEAEGAVPVRRRRLLELIVQGPEGAATSIAGLAGGAGWPLPETAAMVALERGPDAADFPADLLGDGVLADLESPEPHLLTRDPDADLAPLEAKLDGWRAAVSPTVPLADAPAALRTARRALLLSGPDIPGPIIWCRDHLATLWLLAEDFLAAELARQSLDPFASLSEKQRDRLSETLLAWLETRGGAPEIAQRLGVHPQTVRNRLRQLEELFGDRLKDADDRLGMQLALRAQRLMRAHRPDGERER, encoded by the coding sequence GTGGTCGAGTACCGCAGCTTCCGCCTGCTGGCCTCGCTGCCGCGCGCGCTGGGCGCGGGCCTGCGCCCGCACGTCGGGCACGCCGCGGCCTCGATGATCCAGGAGGTCCAGCGCACGGTCCCCGCCTACGGCCAGCCACTCAAGGGCGTGTTCGGAAAAGTCCTGGTCAAGAGCGTCGAGTACGCCGTGCGGCACTGCATCGACTCGATGGGCGAGCCGGGCCTGTCCCACGAGCACTGGGTCGATTTCTACCGCGGGCGCGGCCGCATCGAGTTCACCGAGGGCCGCAACCTCGACGCGTTGCAGGACAGCGCCACCATCGGGGCCCGGGTGGCGTGGCGGGCGATGCACCCCGGCGTCGTCGCCGCGGGGGTCGACCCGGCCGTCATCTCGGTCGCCGCCGAGGCCATCTTCGCCTACGTCGACGAGCTGTGCGCCACCGCGATCGAGGGCTACCAGCAGGCGCAGGCCGAGGCCGAGGGCGCCGTCCCGGTCCGGCGGCGACGGCTCCTGGAGCTGATCGTCCAAGGCCCCGAAGGCGCGGCGACCAGCATCGCCGGGCTCGCCGGCGGGGCGGGCTGGCCGCTGCCGGAGACCGCCGCGATGGTCGCTCTCGAACGCGGCCCCGACGCCGCCGACTTCCCGGCCGACCTGCTCGGCGACGGCGTCCTGGCCGACCTCGAGAGCCCCGAGCCGCACCTGCTCACCCGCGATCCCGACGCCGACCTCGCGCCCCTGGAGGCCAAGCTCGACGGCTGGCGGGCCGCGGTGTCCCCGACCGTGCCGCTGGCCGACGCCCCGGCCGCGCTGCGCACCGCCCGCCGCGCGCTGCTGCTGTCCGGCCCGGACATCCCCGGCCCGATCATCTGGTGCCGCGACCACCTCGCCACGCTCTGGCTGCTCGCGGAGGACTTCCTGGCCGCCGAGCTGGCCCGCCAGAGCCTCGACCCGTTCGCCTCCCTCAGCGAAAAGCAGCGCGACCGGCTCAGCGAGACGCTGCTGGCCTGGCTGGAGACGCGCGGCGGGGCACCGGAGATCGCGCAGCGCCTCGGCGTGCACCCACAGACCGTGCGCAACCGGCTGCGGCAGCTGGAGGAGCTGTTCGGCGACCGGCTCAAGGACGCCGACGACCGCCTCGGCATGCAGCTCGCCCTGCGTGCTCAGCGGCTCATGCGCGCGCACCGGCCGGACGGTGAGCGGGAGCGCTGA
- a CDS encoding helix-turn-helix domain-containing protein has product MRGSPASDGSVWARLPHELGDAVRPRIPEIARACVDGIAAEIPEYSAAFGRGPTRTAAIEQARRGIERDIDRVGTPAMYQADRLAEFRGHGREAFHSGLSREAVQAAVRVSSRVTWRWIADVARDAGLSGDVLYGAAEGMFADVETSMAAVAEGYSAAEAAMSGTGERHRRLLRALIGGRTPAEVDGLVAASGLPAPSRVAAVAFRALPGAPEFPPGLLPEHVPADPSGNPPAALTPAPDTDLAGLASLPAGWMAAVGPLVNPAAAPESFRVARRALDLASRGLLDAPGPVVWCRDHLTTLLLLADEFLVAQLASTTLEPLSELSGRRREQLAETLLALVQTRGSAPELGRMLELHPQTIRARLKKLGELFGARLEDPGERLRLELALLAERALPSGRE; this is encoded by the coding sequence ATGCGCGGTTCCCCTGCCTCGGACGGCTCCGTGTGGGCCAGGCTGCCCCACGAGCTCGGCGACGCGGTGCGCCCGCGGATCCCGGAGATCGCGCGGGCCTGCGTCGACGGCATCGCCGCCGAGATTCCGGAATATTCCGCTGCTTTCGGCCGCGGTCCCACCCGGACGGCGGCGATCGAGCAGGCGCGGCGCGGGATCGAGCGGGACATCGACCGCGTCGGCACGCCCGCGATGTACCAGGCCGACCGGCTGGCCGAGTTCCGCGGGCACGGGCGTGAAGCGTTCCACAGTGGTCTGAGCCGCGAGGCGGTGCAGGCGGCGGTGCGCGTGTCGAGCCGGGTGACGTGGCGGTGGATCGCCGACGTCGCCCGGGATGCCGGCCTGTCCGGCGACGTCCTGTACGGCGCGGCCGAGGGGATGTTCGCCGACGTCGAGACGTCGATGGCGGCGGTCGCCGAGGGATACAGCGCGGCGGAGGCGGCGATGTCCGGCACCGGCGAGCGGCACCGCCGGCTGCTGCGCGCGCTGATCGGCGGCCGCACACCGGCCGAAGTGGACGGTCTGGTCGCGGCATCCGGGCTGCCGGCGCCTTCGCGCGTGGCGGCGGTGGCGTTCCGGGCGCTGCCGGGAGCACCGGAGTTCCCGCCGGGCCTGCTGCCCGAGCACGTCCCGGCCGACCCGTCGGGCAACCCACCGGCGGCGCTGACGCCGGCCCCGGACACGGACCTGGCGGGCCTGGCGTCGCTACCGGCCGGCTGGATGGCGGCGGTCGGCCCCCTGGTGAACCCGGCAGCGGCACCGGAGTCGTTCAGAGTCGCCCGGCGCGCGCTCGACCTGGCGTCGCGCGGACTGCTGGACGCGCCGGGCCCGGTGGTGTGGTGCCGCGACCACCTGACGACGTTGTTGCTGCTGGCGGACGAGTTCCTGGTGGCCCAGCTGGCATCGACGACGCTGGAGCCGCTGTCGGAGCTGTCCGGGCGGCGGCGGGAGCAGCTGGCGGAGACGTTGCTGGCGCTGGTCCAGACCCGAGGCAGTGCTCCCGAGCTGGGGCGGATGCTGGAGTTGCACCCGCAGACGATCCGGGCCCGGTTGAAGAAGCTGGGCGAGCTGTTCGGGGCGCGGCTGGAGGACCCGGGCGAGCGGCTGCGGCTGGAGTTGGCGCTGCTGGCGGAACGGGCGTTGCCGAGCGGTCGTGAGTGA
- a CDS encoding GtrA family protein, with the protein MPEPRELLRFAVVGLAAYGVTLLGDYSLKLTVFREKPVTALFFATVASTAFAYLLSRRWSFAGRGGHRRAREAVLFFVVNAGAVAVNLVPPLVSRYALGLAVPHVSYLAQEVADFVAGMVLGTLAGTTFRWYGYRRWVFPRSAPPLEVARPGGGLPRLVVSEKQG; encoded by the coding sequence ATGCCCGAGCCGCGAGAGCTGCTCCGCTTCGCCGTCGTCGGCCTGGCCGCGTACGGGGTCACCCTACTGGGCGACTACAGCCTGAAGCTCACCGTGTTCCGTGAGAAACCGGTAACGGCGCTTTTCTTCGCGACGGTGGCCTCGACGGCATTCGCGTACCTGCTGTCCCGCCGCTGGTCGTTCGCGGGCCGCGGCGGCCACCGGCGGGCCCGGGAGGCGGTGCTGTTCTTCGTGGTCAACGCGGGTGCGGTGGCCGTGAACCTGGTACCGCCGCTGGTGTCGCGCTACGCGCTGGGGCTGGCGGTGCCGCACGTGAGCTACCTGGCGCAGGAGGTCGCGGACTTCGTGGCGGGGATGGTCCTCGGCACGCTGGCCGGGACGACGTTCCGCTGGTACGGCTACCGGCGGTGGGTTTTCCCGAGGTCAGCACCCCCGCTCGAGGTCGCCCGGCCGGGTGGTGGTCTGCCGCGGCTGGTCGTGAGTGAGAAACAGGGTTAG
- a CDS encoding lipase family protein encodes MTARRALAALVALVLVAAVAPAASAAPVGTGPFDDSFYTPPSPLPAGKPGDVIRWRTSNAGPRKASVDAWQVMYLSTNALGQPDAVTGTVLVPKNADRATAPIVSFDPGTHGPAFECAPSKMIDIGAFYEQPGLDDLLDAGYAVAVPDYEGYQSAPKTTYVVGKSEGPAVIDGVRAAQRLPAAGLSTTSKVVFRGYSQGGGAAAWAGELQPAYAPELNLVGIAAGGVPADLVQVTLQLDGKFGFGVFAYALLGLDQAYPELRLDSFLSDNGRAKLAEMKQSACTFELLTTYANQKIADYTTGPGYIKPAWVARLTENKLGGSPPRVPVFQYHGTGDQLVQFAQADALHKAYCAAGVAETWKTYDTDHITLVYTGNADVLAFVKDRIAGKPATSNC; translated from the coding sequence GTGACGGCCCGCCGCGCGCTCGCCGCCCTGGTGGCGCTGGTGCTCGTCGCGGCGGTCGCGCCGGCGGCTTCGGCGGCGCCGGTGGGCACCGGCCCGTTCGACGACTCCTTCTACACTCCGCCTTCGCCGCTCCCGGCGGGCAAGCCGGGCGACGTCATCCGCTGGCGGACGTCGAACGCCGGGCCGCGCAAGGCATCCGTCGACGCGTGGCAGGTCATGTACCTGTCCACCAACGCACTCGGACAGCCCGACGCCGTCACCGGGACCGTGCTGGTGCCGAAGAACGCCGACCGCGCGACCGCGCCGATCGTGTCGTTCGACCCCGGCACGCACGGCCCGGCCTTCGAGTGCGCGCCGTCGAAGATGATCGACATCGGCGCGTTCTACGAGCAGCCCGGCCTCGACGACCTGCTCGACGCGGGGTACGCCGTCGCCGTCCCCGACTACGAGGGCTACCAGAGCGCGCCGAAGACGACGTACGTCGTGGGGAAGTCCGAAGGCCCGGCGGTGATCGACGGGGTCCGCGCGGCCCAGCGGCTCCCCGCGGCCGGGCTGTCCACGACGTCGAAGGTCGTCTTCCGCGGGTACTCCCAAGGGGGCGGCGCCGCGGCGTGGGCCGGGGAGCTGCAGCCGGCGTACGCGCCGGAGCTGAACCTGGTGGGCATCGCGGCCGGCGGGGTGCCCGCCGACCTCGTCCAGGTGACGCTGCAGCTCGACGGCAAGTTCGGCTTCGGCGTGTTCGCCTACGCCCTGCTCGGCCTCGACCAGGCGTACCCGGAGCTGCGGCTGGACTCGTTCCTCAGCGACAACGGCCGCGCGAAGCTGGCCGAGATGAAGCAGAGCGCGTGCACGTTCGAGCTGCTCACGACGTACGCGAACCAGAAGATCGCGGACTACACGACCGGCCCGGGCTACATCAAGCCCGCGTGGGTGGCGCGGCTGACCGAGAACAAGCTCGGCGGCAGCCCGCCTCGGGTCCCGGTGTTCCAGTACCACGGGACCGGCGACCAGCTGGTGCAGTTCGCGCAGGCCGACGCGCTGCACAAGGCGTACTGCGCGGCCGGGGTGGCGGAGACGTGGAAGACCTACGACACCGACCACATCACGCTGGTCTACACCGGCAACGCCGACGTGCTGGCGTTCGTCAAGGACCGGATCGCCGGGAAGCCGGCGACGTCGAACTGCTGA
- a CDS encoding DUF6801 domain-containing protein, with the protein MSHPRGKKKTVAAAAATAAVGLVATALVLGAQTSAADPISLTLNYHCTLPLVGSQSLKVVINTDLPTTVNTGQPTGAFDIKAVSTINADTVAGLSLIGATTIEGTATAAATVAAPSLNLPVNVPITLDKTNIPASGELNINAAGKTPSLTFTQPGQAKITVGDLNLKVTPRKADGSVTGITPDGTIDAPCTQDAGQNNTLATITIAGGGGTTPPTTTPPTTTPPTTTPPTTTPPTTTPPGGGIKYSFGITGSTSLKSLGSTAPITGSFDADVNLSAKTFTGDLKLNPTHTDFKLFGFIQGSSDVKVVQNGPQTGELVGTGFKAHIKFDTFLTTVNLFGIPISTDPKCGTTTSSTSEMTTGADFDLLKGGKLSGTYSLSALQNCGSFNDIISAFAKSDGNKLDLVLAKK; encoded by the coding sequence GTGAGTCACCCAAGAGGCAAGAAGAAGACGGTCGCGGCCGCCGCGGCCACGGCGGCGGTGGGGCTGGTCGCCACCGCACTGGTGCTCGGGGCGCAGACCAGTGCCGCCGACCCGATCTCGCTGACGCTGAACTACCACTGCACGCTGCCGCTGGTGGGTTCGCAGTCGCTGAAGGTGGTGATCAACACCGACCTGCCGACCACGGTGAACACCGGCCAGCCGACCGGCGCGTTCGACATCAAGGCCGTGTCCACCATCAACGCGGACACCGTCGCCGGGCTCAGCCTGATCGGCGCCACGACGATCGAGGGCACCGCGACGGCGGCCGCGACCGTCGCCGCGCCGAGCCTCAACCTGCCGGTCAACGTCCCGATCACGCTGGACAAGACGAACATCCCGGCCTCGGGTGAGCTGAACATCAACGCGGCGGGCAAGACGCCGTCGCTGACGTTCACCCAGCCCGGCCAGGCGAAGATCACCGTCGGAGACCTGAACCTCAAGGTCACCCCGCGCAAGGCCGACGGCTCGGTCACCGGCATCACGCCGGACGGCACGATCGACGCGCCCTGCACGCAGGACGCCGGCCAGAACAACACCCTGGCCACGATCACCATCGCCGGCGGGGGCGGGACGACCCCGCCGACCACCACCCCGCCGACGACGACACCCCCGACCACCACGCCGCCGACGACCACCCCGCCCACCACGACCCCGCCGGGCGGGGGCATCAAGTACTCCTTCGGCATCACCGGGTCGACTTCGCTGAAGTCGCTCGGCAGCACCGCGCCGATCACCGGCTCGTTCGACGCCGACGTCAACCTGTCGGCCAAGACGTTCACCGGCGACCTGAAGCTGAACCCGACGCACACCGACTTCAAGCTGTTCGGGTTCATCCAGGGCAGCTCGGACGTCAAGGTCGTGCAGAACGGCCCGCAGACCGGTGAGCTGGTCGGCACCGGCTTCAAGGCGCACATCAAGTTCGACACGTTCCTCACCACGGTCAACCTGTTCGGCATCCCGATCAGCACGGACCCGAAGTGCGGCACGACCACGTCGTCGACCAGCGAGATGACCACCGGCGCCGACTTCGACCTGCTCAAGGGCGGGAAGCTGTCGGGCACCTATTCGCTGTCCGCGCTGCAGAACTGCGGCTCGTTCAACGACATCATCAGCGCGTTCGCCAAGAGCGACGGCAACAAGCTGGACCTCGTGCTCGCCAAGAAGTGA
- a CDS encoding DUF6801 domain-containing protein: MRKARSLLAAGLACLVLPFAAPAADASTPVTKKLGYTCPFPLIGLQKLDVEIKASFEVPSAPGGTFTTSDLAVAVTVPDKSTRGLALVGAASIEGTASAGVTLANGALTLPLGLPLTVAKTAVPSSGAFTTRATGSVPPVRLPNAGKTTLTIGDFSTRLTPKKADGSFTGLGSFTSDCTLDAGQNPVLLSFDLGGTQQYSYDVTGSTTLKALGATAPVTGSFTGFSPAFDRTRADFKVFGFVPGTADLLFRPDGPQTGELTGGGFVAHANLALALPQVTLFGLPVADAGCRASAPIPVDLKTGSGFVLASGGPVSGEYVIPPLTGCGAFTAYLSSLFQSDSNTFAVTLTAR; encoded by the coding sequence GTGCGGAAAGCGCGGTCGTTGCTCGCGGCGGGCCTCGCCTGCCTGGTGCTGCCGTTCGCCGCCCCGGCCGCGGACGCGTCGACGCCGGTCACCAAGAAGCTCGGCTACACCTGCCCGTTCCCGTTGATCGGCCTCCAGAAGCTGGACGTGGAGATCAAAGCGTCCTTCGAGGTGCCTTCGGCGCCCGGTGGCACGTTCACGACGTCCGACCTCGCGGTCGCGGTGACCGTGCCGGACAAGTCCACCCGCGGCCTGGCCCTGGTCGGCGCGGCGAGCATCGAAGGGACGGCGTCCGCAGGGGTGACGCTGGCCAACGGTGCGCTGACGCTGCCACTCGGCCTGCCGCTGACCGTGGCGAAGACGGCGGTCCCGTCCTCGGGGGCGTTCACCACGCGGGCGACCGGCTCGGTTCCGCCGGTGCGGTTGCCGAACGCCGGGAAGACGACACTGACCATCGGGGACTTCAGCACCCGGTTGACGCCGAAGAAGGCGGACGGCTCGTTCACCGGGCTCGGCTCGTTCACCTCGGACTGCACGCTCGACGCCGGTCAGAATCCGGTGCTGCTGAGCTTCGACCTCGGTGGCACGCAGCAGTACAGCTACGACGTCACCGGTTCGACGACGCTGAAGGCACTCGGGGCGACCGCGCCGGTCACCGGGTCGTTCACGGGTTTCAGCCCGGCGTTCGACCGGACGCGGGCGGACTTCAAGGTCTTCGGCTTCGTGCCCGGGACGGCCGACCTGCTTTTCCGCCCGGACGGCCCGCAGACCGGCGAGCTCACCGGCGGCGGGTTCGTCGCGCACGCGAATCTCGCGCTCGCGCTCCCGCAGGTGACGCTCTTCGGGCTGCCGGTCGCCGACGCGGGCTGCCGGGCGAGCGCGCCGATCCCGGTCGACCTGAAGACGGGCAGCGGGTTCGTGCTCGCGTCGGGCGGCCCGGTGAGCGGGGAGTACGTGATCCCGCCGCTGACCGGTTGCGGCGCGTTCACGGCGTACCTGAGTTCGCTCTTCCAAAGTGACAGCAACACGTTCGCCGTCACGTTGACCGCGCGCTGA